The Solenopsis invicta isolate M01_SB chromosome 12, UNIL_Sinv_3.0, whole genome shotgun sequence genome window below encodes:
- the LOC105196021 gene encoding dnaJ homolog subfamily C member 8 gives MASTDSSLPSENPAKKEDEFNEFYTEVKEIEKRDSVLTPKQQIDRLLRPGSSYFNLNPFEVLQIDPSTAIEEIKKKYRRMSILVHPDKNQDDAERAQQAFEIVNKAWKTLENEETRSKCMDVIEEAKARTDHMIAEKKKKLKKEGKSENTGPTLLEEETEEGYRHAVWVMTMKLFADMERRRRELATRDAEQRKRKREEELSAEAQAAMEREWQRNFEESRQSRVDSWKAFQSGTSATKQKKAKKLKAFRPPKTKAESR, from the exons ATGGCCTCCACCGACTCCAGCTTACCAAGTGAAAATCCCGCCAAGAAGGAGGATGAATTTAACGAATTTTACACGGAG gttaaagaaattgaaaagagaGACTCTGTGCTGACTCCCAAACAACAAATTGATAGATTATTGCGACCTGGGTCATCTTACTTCAATTTGAATCCATTTGAAGTTTTACAAATTGATCCAAGCACAgcaatagaagaaataaaaaagaaataccgTCGT ATGTCAATTTTGGTGCATCCAGACAAAAATCAGGATGACGCCGAAAGAGCGCAGCAAGCCTTTGAAA TTGTTAATAAGGCGTGGAAAACCCTGGAAAATGAGGAGACTAGATCAAAATGTATGGACGTTATTGAGGAAGCAAAGGCTCGGACTGATCACatg attgcagaaaagaaaaagaagctaaagaaagaaggaaaatcTGAGAACACAGGTCCAACACTTTTAGAGGAAGAAACTGAAGAAGGTTACAGGCACGCTGTCTGGGTTATGACAATGAAACTGTTCGCCGATATGGAGCGAAGAAG ACGTGAACTCGCTACAAGAGATGCAGAGCAGCGTAAAAGAAAACGCGAAGAGGAATTGTCTGCGGAAGCCCAGGCAGCAATGGAGCGCGAATGGCAACGAAACTTCGAGGAGTCTAGACAATCACGCGTTGACAGCTGGAAAGCGTTTCAGTCTGGTACAAGCGCCACAAAGCAAAAGAAAGCAAAGAAGCTAAAAGCTTTCAGGCCACCAAAAACGAAGGCAGAGTCGCGATAA